The following DNA comes from Anopheles arabiensis isolate DONGOLA chromosome 3, AaraD3, whole genome shotgun sequence.
GTGCGCTCTTCGCTCTCGAGCCAGGGCAGCATCCCGAAGCTGCCCTCCTTTCTGGCCCGGCCCGGCGACCGCAATCAGTCCCGCGTGTCGATGGGCCCGGTAGCGATCGTGGAACAGTACGAGACGGAAAGCTTTTCGCTGAAAAAGTGCCGCAACCGACCACCGACCCCCGTGACCTCGGTTACCTCGCTGGTCGAGCGTACGTTACGCCAGTCGCACGAGGAACGGGCAAGCATTAGTGCGCTGGAAGTGACGACCGAGGCTGCGCTGGATGTGTTGCAGCGCATCCAGTCCGATTCCTACCCGCTGATACACGTGATGCACAGCCAGCGGCGCTATCTGGAGGGCAACCTGCTCAAGTACCGCATGATCGTGCAACCGTACGTCGGTCAACGTGTGCTGGCCGCTCTCGATCTGGAACGGTTAGCCATCGTCAGGGACTTTGCGGACGAAGAGGACGACGAAGGCGATAACGGTGAGACGGATGCGGCGCGTGACACGATTCTTCAGCGCACCGCTAGCGCGCTGTTGCGGTTTCCGGAAAGCAACCGCCAGTACGCAATCGCTCTCTGCGACACCGTCCACTTGCTATCAGTGCAGGCTATTGGAAAGATCCAGCAAATACTGAACGCACCGTAATCAAGGGTGTGACGACAAGTGCGGTTTCGCTTATCTAGCCAACTATCAGTTAGTTTTATTGTGCTTCGGCCCCACGAACAGAACGATTCCTTTGCAACAGAGAGTCTTAATAAAACGCGGTTTGTCTTTACACTTTACACGCTTACACGGCTGGAAGGATGGAAGAATAGAAAGCGGCTTCGAGCGGATGATGGGGGTTTAGGCCAACATTTTCTGTAACCGACCGTCGTCGTACATCTTCTTGATGTCGGTACCGCCACCGACAAAGTTGCCGCCAATAAACACGCGCGGCACCTGTTTTTGGGAGACGAGAAGACacgcgagagagagacattAAAATCAGATAAAGGCATGATTCATGAAGGCTGACGGGCCATAATCAGCAGTGCAAATGATGTCATTGTTGACCACTTACCGTGCGGGCACCGGTCAGCTCGCCGAGGACGGACTGAATCTCGTCACCATCGTTGCGCTTGTCCAGCTCGTAGCAGGCATACTCCTGGTTCAGCTTCTTGAAGGGCTGTGAAGGGACATTAAACACCGGAAATCACACCTCAAAGCCACGTCAATTCCGTTAGGCAACACGGGTTTTCCCCGTGTTTTGAGTCAGCCGACTCCGAGCTTCATCTTACCTCCTTTGCCATGGTACAGTAAGGGCAGTAGGTCTTGGAGAAGATAACCACCTTATCCTTCGCGATAGCGCTCTTCACAAATTCCGCCACGGGACCGCTCATGTTTGCTGGAACGCTTCGGCTAACCAATGAACCCATAAAACGAACTGCGGCTGCGTTTTGTGTTGTTAAACTCTTTGGTGACTTTCACCTCCTGGCGTAATCGCTGGAACGGGGGAGAGCCTGACTGTGGGTGACAGTTTACAGTGGTTTCAGAACAACCCGGTACAAGGAAGAATGGGGGAagaaaagatttaaaaaaatcaatccaacGTATTGCTTATTTACATGATATGAATGCATTTCAGTGATTTTAATCTGAAACTGTTCCTTTATATGgatttaattacaaaatgtgCCAATTTcacaaaaggaaacattttcaaaaattgCATTTGTGGTGAATATATGCTCCGACCTCAACTTGACACTCACCTCACCCCGTCCCAGCAGCTGTCaacagagtgaccagaaataccgattgaacaaaatgagcttcaaaattTGAATCTTTATTTCGAATGAAAATGCTttagagcgtttctacatacaccgagaaagcagctgagagatggctgtgagagaattgacaaccggtttctcacgACGGTGTGTGTAGAAGTTCCGgaaagcgccgagatgagacttttaaaattatgttgtAAAAATCCATTTGaatcgctaaaatgaagtaaaaaattcttttactttttagtaatatttttacgattattagactgcaaaaatgcaaactataattgatcgttcgctataaactgccaatttaattttttctcagctccatcgttctttgcatgctgATGAGatttctctcaccgaaaatgctgccagtcgctgtcaaagcaagCTGTCAGCTTTTTTCTCAGCtgcagtctcggtgtatgtagaaacgctcttaAACATTAACGCCATCTCTtaaatgattcgcttactactTTGACATTAGCGAAAAACTGCTGGTGGTGCGTTATGTTTTCCTCCCCAAATTCCAACgcgcattttttttatccatttctcgcttcttttgttgttatttggaAACATATAAAATGATTTGTCCAATTATTCTTACAAAATCTTGCCTCATCCTTCCATCgcaatttgtttttggaattCTTGTTTCATTCCTAAGCAGCCACGAACaaaagtgccacaaatccactaaacgaccactaaacggcttctaaacgactcaagttctctacctaaacggaatatagaaagacttcgtttggcagacggcaaacgactcatgcattctaaaaatagcgaaaaagctggtggcgctctctgttggtgggataccccaaccagttgagcttcatcgcttggaggagagctttctcatttcctctgtactgttgtatggtttcgcattgaagttatgcatcgctagaactagaacggcgatacaattgtttaaatactaaactccataggaaaccaccaccactgaagcaagtgagatttgagtaatggtcgtaggtgttgatacccacatATCtaaccacacgaccattcatatagatttttgctcggaaagttagaaggctatataggtaatgattagatgaaacttgtcgaaacccattgcaagaaaaggatagcaatataatgatgagttgtaatacggcatctattgatcaaagcAATGAAggtgtggagctttcatttttttttctatggatattcaattttccagacGTTCGATAGGACGTATGATTTCGTCATACAacggaatataaaaaaacagatttGATCTGTCAGTGTAATTATTTAAGATTTGTAggaatctgttttttttatcatttaattaaataccttatccaaataatcgcaatttCTATCAAAATCGCCAATCGAAATAGTTCACGATAGcaccgataaaatcgcatccgatggagtaCTGCCACGGCTCTAAGCGGGCCGcatggagccccgagaaaaggAACTCGTTACGGCTTAATAGAAAATGTACGTCTCAATCCTTCTTTGACATAAATTGCCCGGTACAATTTTCAGATTGACACTTCAGAAGGACCTGCATACGTGTGGCCGCTGAatcaaatctaatccatcgcCTTGAAATTTATGCATGATGCATTTTGTTATGGAATTTTCGTTTTGCAGATTaaacccctccccccttcttTCCCCTCCAAACCCTTTGCTCAACACTTCTTTCTAACTGAGTTTCAAGTGTTAAAACCTACCAAAAATTATCGATAAAATTTTAGTGCTCCCAGCGAGAactgccaaaataatctggtcACACTGGCTGTCAGTCTAATGACAGTTCTCGAACCAATCGCAAACAGTGGTGGTGAAAAAGGCAATTC
Coding sequences within:
- the LOC120904746 gene encoding glutaredoxin-C4, with translation MGSLVSRSVPANMSGPVAEFVKSAIAKDKVVIFSKTYCPYCTMAKEPFKKLNQEYACYELDKRNDGDEIQSVLGELTGARTVPRVFIGGNFVGGGTDIKKMYDDGRLQKMLA